From a region of the Rhipicephalus microplus isolate Deutch F79 unplaced genomic scaffold, USDA_Rmic scaffold_13, whole genome shotgun sequence genome:
- the LOC142783963 gene encoding uncharacterized protein LOC142783963, whose translation MASTGILPPPPFLATPGTPDVPWARWLRLFERFLLASGANELPAPRRRALLLHCLGTEGQRIFDALPPSTTQTKAETTSAAPSVTATPDAAAGIIGTTAPTGTQDMTTEALRPPDEYDVAIEMLSKHFAAPCNVRLQRHRFRERRQLQGEPITDFAVALRELAALCNFATQADENLCEQFVAGVTSPRLQERLLLEGDNLTFDHAVEVARLHEQTQRESEAFANPVQRIQQQLRDSSARHDRRDNGHNGTRLPGRRHFSCSRVYSAPSPDMNAAAAAVPGPRNVNACGNCGAARCSPTECPARGRTCFACGRRGHFKRACHSYRRGREGYSAEVQEIVPEEDTTSVTSILAVRTHKNTGVYVDVNVASVTATTRVHTMNFLVDTGSAVSIMGEHQFQGLFAKAAQLTSSHLTLLDFSRRKIPVLGSFHAIVTYKGKQPIVTFHVTPCGTSLLGLDAVQALGLRIMGEELHCLQMSMQECRKLPAMSSGLLQSPRHEKPVGLPKFGMPPTLWTKFGHLFLPGLGLVRGVQHKVKMITSIAPVAQKLRPLPFSVRQPVFDEIEKLPAADVIERVNASEWVSPIVAARKADGSIRLCVDIREPNKAIVADNFPLPHMEELLHALNGARCFSKVDLASAYYQVVLHPDSRDLTSFITHDGLFRFKRVCFGLALAPAAFQQIMTKILGGCKGVLCYLDDIIIFGKTESEHRQNLEQVLERIAEVGLKLNEKCVFNTSELSFLGHRVSAEGIASLQTKIDAIINAPAPRDAATLRSFLGLVEYYSKFVPRLAEQVEPMRRLLGKDVHFYWDYAAKESFAGVKRLLASQKVLRMFDPTLPVIVATDASAYGLGAVLQQVEGSHVRTVAFVSRTFTETERKYSAGERETLACLWACEKWHVYLWGRSFTLLTDHQALVALLSSRSTGQRPLRIARWTARLLRYNFKIQYRSGAHNQVADALSRLPVPDTEGGFHVDEEVVSLVTSSSVHWENLQVATAEDDILRQVMQFIQSSWPTRKTLAAELTPYYEIRDELSVVDGLLLRTECVVLPAKLRDTFIQLAHESHPGIVKTK comes from the coding sequence ATGGCTTCCACGGGCATTTTGCCACCTCCTCCTTTTCTGGCCACCCCCGGCACGCCCGATGTGCCATGGGCCCGATGGTTACGACTGTTTGAAAGGTTTCTGCTGGCGTCCGGAGCGAACGAGCTACCCGCACCCCGTCGCCGAGCCCTCCTGCTGCACTGTCTTGGGACGGAAGGACAGCGCATTTTCGACGCGCTTCCACCTAGTACGACGCAAACCAAGGCAGAGACAACGAGTGCTGCACCCAGTGTCACGGCCACGCCAGATGCCGCCGCTGGAATCATCGGAACCACTGCACCTACTGGTACGCAAGACATGACCACGGAAGCCCTACGCCCACCTGACGAGTATGACGTAGCCATTGAGATGCTTTCGAAGCATTTCGCCGCCCCTTGCAACGTCCGCCTTCAACGCCATCGATTCCGGGAGCGTCGTCAACTGCAGGGTGAGCCCATCACTGATTTCGCCGTAGCACTTCGGGAGTTAGCAGCTCTTTGCAATTTCGCCACTCAAGCGGACGAAAACCTGTGTGAACAGTTCGTAGCAGGCGTCACGAGCCCGCGGCTACAAGAGCGATTGCTGCTGGAGGGCGATAACCTTACGTTCGATCATGCTGTCGAGGTAGCACGGCTTCATGAGCAAACCCAGCGTGAATCCGAAGCCTTCGCCAATCCTGTGCAGCGCATTCAGCAGCAGTTGCGAGACAGCTCAGCCAGGCACGATCGACGAGATAACGGCCATAATGGCACACGCCTCCCGGGCCGTCGCCACTTCAGCTGCTCACGCGTGTACAGCGCACCTTCACCTGATATGaatgccgccgccgctgctgtccCCGGGCCTAGAAATGTAAATGCCTGCGGAAACTGCGGCGCAGCACGGTGTTCGCCTACGGAATGTCCCGCGCGCGGTCGCACATGTTTTGCCTGCGGACGCCGCGGCCATTTTAAGAGAGCATGTCACAGCTACCGTCGCGGCCGAGAAGGGTATTCTGCAGAGGTCCAGGAAATCGTTCCGGAAGAGGATACTACCAGTGTCACTAGCATCTTGGCGGTCCGTACTCATAAGAACACAGGCGTCTACGTGGATGTCAATGTCGCGTCAGTTACCGCGACGACACGGGTGCATACCATGAACTTTTTGGTGGACACAGGCTCGGCCGTGTCTATTATGGGTGAGCACCAATTCCAAGGTTTGTTCGCAAAAGCAGCACAACTGACAAGTTCCCATCTTACATTGCTGGATTTTTCGCGCAGGAAGATTCCCGTTCTCGGGTCATTTCACGCCATAGTCACTTACAAGGGGAAACAACCCATTGTAACTTTTCATGTTACGCCATGTGGTACATCTCTCCTTGGCCTGGATGCTGTTCAAGCCCTTGGCCTTCGCATCATGGGAGAGGAATTGCACTGCCTGCAAATGTCCATGCAGGAATGCCGAAAGCTTCCAGCAATGAGTTCAGGCCTTCTCCAAAGCCCCAGGCATGAAAAACCCGTTGGCCTTCCCAAGTTTGGAATGCCGCCAACACTGTGGACCAAGTTTGGCCACTTGTTTTTGCCTGGCCTGGGACTTGTAAGAGGTGTGCAACACAAAGTTAAGATGATAACTTCCATCGCGCCAGTCGCACAGAAGCTGAGACCCCTACCATTTTCAGTCCGCCAGCCGGTCTTTGACGAGATTGAGAAGCTACCTGCTGCTGATGTCATTGAGAGAGTCAATGCTTCCGAGTGGGTATCTCCAATTGTAGCAGCCCGCAAAGCAGATGGTAGCATTCGACTGTGTGTCGATATCCGGGAACCCAACAAAGCTATAGTAGCAGACAACTTCCCTTTGCCTCATATGGAGGAGCTGCTTCATGCCCTCAATGGAGCCCGCTGCTTTTCCAAGGTGGACCTGGCATCAGCCTACTACCAGGTTGTGCTGCACCCAGACAGCAGGGACCTAACTTCATTTATAACTCACGATGGCCTCTTTAGATTCAAGAGGGTCTGCTTCGGGTTGGCATTGGCACCAGCTGCGTTTCAGCAGATCATGACGAAAATTCTTGGAGGTTGCAAAGGGgtcttatgctacttggatgacataATCATTTTTGGCAAGACGGAGAGTGAACACAGGCAAAACCTGGAGCAAGTGCTGGAACGAATAGCAGAAGTTGGGCTCAAGCTCAACGAAAAATGCGTCTTCAACACGTCGGAGCTGTCGTTCTTAGGACATCGCGTCAGCGCAGAGGGTATAGCATCGCTCCAGACCAAGATTGATGCAATCATCAATGCTCCTGCGCCTAGAGATGCAGCCACGCTACGCTCCTTTTTGGGGCTAGTTGAATACTATTCCAAATTCGTGCCGCGACTGGCAGAGCAAGTAGAGCCAATGCGTCGTCTACTTGGCAAAGACGTGCACTTTTACTGGGATTACGCTGCGAAAGAGAGCTTCGCGGGAGTAAAAAGACTTCTAGCATCCCAAAAGGTCCTCCGAATGTTTGACCCGACGCTACCTGTCATTGTCGCAACAGATGCCTCTGCGTACGGTCTCGGTGCCGTACTGCAGCAAGTGGAGGGGTCCCATGTGCGTACTGTGGCATTTGTATCGCGGACATTTACAGAGACAGAACGAAAATACTCGGCCGGAGAACGCGAGACCCTTGCCTGTCTGTGGGCCTGCGAGAAGTGGCACGTTTACCTCTGGGGCAGATCATTTACTCTACTGACGGATCACCAGGCTTTGGTGGCACTGCTCTCATCCCGTAGCACAGGACAGCGGCCACTTCGTATTGCAAGGTGGACCGCACGACTGCTGcgctacaacttcaaaatacagTACCGCAGCGGAGCCCACAACCAGGTAGCAGATGCCTTGTCCAGACTGCCCGTGCCAGACACAGAAGGGGGCTTCCATGTTGATGAAGAGGTTGTGTCCTTGGTTACATCATCGTCTGTACATTGGGAGAATCTTCAGGTTGCTACCGCGGAGGATGACATACTACGGCAGGTAATGCAATTTATCCAGTCATCATGGCCAACAAGGAAAACACTTGCCGCAGAACTGACTCCGTACTACGAAATACGAGACGAGCTCTCGGTAGTAGATGGGTTGCTTCTGCGCACAGAATGCGTTGTACTACCTGCCAAGCTAAGGGATACATTCATCCAGTTAGCTCATGAGTCACACCCGGGAATCGTGAAGACTAAGTAG